A window of Lepus europaeus isolate LE1 chromosome 11, mLepTim1.pri, whole genome shotgun sequence contains these coding sequences:
- the LOC133769681 gene encoding uncharacterized protein LOC133769681 has translation MLWHQHLLAGPSRAPPFLSHGHTLHLEETLAQPEREESPPPQTLASPKTWAGCYSNQSLPRYPLPVSPAPGRGKPQDGGGVGGVAAKGSGPGGGRGGSGRPRREEEQLGPPSCVVGRGQGTSWGRSRHLFSLCTCCLLAWETWRESKGLEVETGGRCSCRRGSCPGSAPLCRPRSPAPSAHRGRESLSLVCSSLKWEGGITVILTRAHPHGGFGAASPVSLSPSQTPAAQLGQPSPSPSVGRSLPGPRQGGGDGALRAAVALPGTSDLNEPRLSRCPSPSPRRLSGRSSPAQLHGQMPPFKFSSELQPFLAV, from the coding sequence atgctgtggcaccagcacttgTTAGCAGGTCCCTCTCGCgcccctcccttcctgtctcaCGGTCACACACTCCACCTGGAGGAGACCCTGGCCCAGCCAGAGAGGGAGGAGTCCCCTCCCCCACAAACCCTGGCCTCTCCCAAGACTTGGGCAGGTTGCTACAGCAACCAGAGTCTACCTAGGTACCCGCTGCCAGTGTCCCCCGCCCCCGGAAGGGGCAAGCCCCAGGAtggcggtggggtggggggagtggcgGCAAAGGGCAgtgggccaggaggaggcaggggaggctcTGGGAGGCCCAGGCGAGAGGAAGAGCAGCTAGGGCCACCTTCCTGTGTGGTGGGCAGGGGTCAGGGTACCAGTTGGGGAAGGAGCAGGCACTTGTTCTCtctttgcacctgctgcctgctcgcttgggagacctggagggaaagTAAAGGCTTAGAGGTGGAGACAGGCGGGCGGTGCTCGTGCCGCCGGGGGAgctgtcctggctcagctcccctgTGCCGACCTCGTTCCCCAGCACCCAGTgctcacagaggcagagagtccCTGAGCTTGGTGTGCTCATCTCTGAAATGGGAGGGGGGGATCACGGTGATCTTAACCAGGGCTCACCCCCACGGAGGGTTTGGAGCTGCCTCTCCCGTGTCCCTCTCACCCTCCCAAACCCCTGCTGCGCAGCTCGGCCAACCGTCCCCCTCCCCATCCGTGGGGAGATCACTGCCAGGACCCAGGCAGGGAGGCGGTGACGGTGCCTTGCGAGCTGCAGTTGCGCTGCCGGGGACGTCAGACCTTAATGAGCCTCGTCTCTCCAggtgccccagccccagtccccgcAGGCTCTCTGGGAgaagcagcccagcccagctccacggCCAGATGCCTCCATTCAAGTTCAGTTCCGAGCTCCAGCCCTTCCTAGCTGTGTGA